In Papaver somniferum cultivar HN1 unplaced genomic scaffold, ASM357369v1 unplaced-scaffold_135, whole genome shotgun sequence, one DNA window encodes the following:
- the LOC113334268 gene encoding uncharacterized protein LOC113334268: MSKESSTTSTIISSSVSQTSSSLKLKTSYISFKLDETNYIQWRRQVLPILRSHDIYSHVDPTFASPSPFLPGSSDEEPLPNPKYLPWFQLQTLQRDNLSISAYLAKITSIRDYILTSSAPLSDVELVINTLRGLGPDYQAFSTAIETRSALPSFSELKPLLLNHEIRLTQYNQPTTNSTPSTSFYGSTFSSSYSSNFSPSRFSNNSSRGSNNSYKGGHGGNNGRGYRGGGCGRGGYFSYPTYSFGNPSPQQHQSILGAPPSQFSGSKQPCQI; the protein is encoded by the exons ATGTCTAAGGAATCATCTACTACTTCTACTATCATCTCTTCCTCTGTTTCTCAAACTTCTTCTTCCCTGAAACTTAAAACTTCCTACATCTCATTCAAgcttgatgaaaccaattatatTCAGTGGCGTCGTCAGGTTCTTCCCATCCTGCGCTCTCATGACATCTACAGTCATGTAGATCCAACTTTTGCATCTCCGTCTCCCTTCCTTCCTGGTTCATCTGATGAAGAACCTCTTCCAAACCCTAAGTATCTTCCCTGGTTTCAA CTACAAACCCTTCAGAGAGACAACCTTTCTATCTCTGCATACCTTGCTAAAATCACTTCCATTAGAGACTATATTTTAACATCATCTGCTCCATTAAGTGATGTTGAACTCGTTATTAATACTCTTCGAGGTCTAGGGCCTGATTATCAAGCTTTCTCAACAGCTATTGAAACTCGTTCTGCTCTCCCCTCTTTCTCTGAGTTGAAGCCGTTACTTCTCAACCATGAAATCCGCCTTACTCAATATAATCAACCCACAACAAATTCCACTCCTTCAACATCCTTTTACGGTTCtactttttcatcttcttattcctCAAACTTTTCTCCTTCTCGGTTTTCCAACAACTCAAGCCGTGGTAGTAATAACTCCTACAAAGGTGGTCATGGTGGTAACAATGGCCGTGGTTAtcgtggtggtggttgtggacgTGGAGGTTACTTCTCTTATCCAACCTATTCGTTTGGTAATCCATCTCCGCAGCAACATCAGTCAATACTTGGTGCTCCTCCTTCGCAATTTTCAGGCAGCAAGCAACCTTGTCAAATTTGA